In the genome of Rhizobium etli 8C-3, one region contains:
- the infB gene encoding translation initiation factor IF-2, protein MTDSNDDKTLGAKKTLTLKPSGISQGTVRQDMGRGRTKAVVVETRKRRPMRPEDDRPTTPAPVTRAPESAPVATQAPAPRIQPPGGGQPPRPQQQASQAPRQQDRPRPVVLNHLSPEEMDARRRALALAQVRDAEDAVRRAEEEKRRAAEEAARREAEAAEAARRAAEEAARPSAPVEEAPAPEAVEVEAEAPRPAPAVRRPETSAPTSPRPAPAGVAAVVRGRRPEGEEEERGSPRGAPARGRVVRPEPAKPVTTRPKTEEERRRGKLTITTANVDDDGNARGRSLSAMRRRQEKFRRSQMQETREKISREVILPETITIQELSQRMSERAVDVIKFLMKEGQMMKPGDVIDADLAELIAGEFGHTVKRVSESDVELGIFNVTDEGGEQVSRPPVVTIMGHVDHGKTSLLDAIRHANVVAGEAGGITQHIGAYQVEQNGQKITFIDTPGHAAFTAMRARGAQATDIAVLVVAADDSVMPQTIESINHAKAAGVPIIVAINKIDKPTANAQKVRTELLQHEVFVESMGGEVLDVEVSAKNGTNLDKLLEAILLQSEILDLKANPDRTAEGTVIEAQLDRGRGSVATVLVQKGTLRPGQIIVAGDVWGRVRALVDDKGNHVKEAGPATPVEVLGLSGTPQAGDRFAVVENEARAREISEYRQRLARDKAAARHSGQRGSLEQMMSQLQTAGVKEFPLVVKGDVQGSIEAIAGALDKLGTDEVRARIVHSAAGGITESDISLAEASGAAIIGFNVRANAQARTLAERQGIEIRYYNIIYDLVDDVKAAMSGLLSPERRETFLGNAEILEVFNITKVGKVAGCRVTEGKVERGVGVRLIRDNVVIHEGKLKTLKRFKDEVSEVHSGQECGMAFENYEDIRAGDTIECFRVEHITRTL, encoded by the coding sequence ATGACAGATAGCAATGACGACAAGACGCTTGGAGCAAAGAAGACGCTTACCCTGAAGCCATCGGGGATAAGCCAGGGCACCGTGCGCCAGGATATGGGCCGTGGTCGCACCAAGGCGGTCGTTGTCGAGACCCGCAAGCGGCGCCCGATGCGCCCCGAAGACGATCGCCCGACCACGCCGGCTCCAGTAACCCGCGCGCCAGAATCCGCTCCGGTCGCAACGCAGGCGCCTGCGCCTCGCATCCAACCGCCTGGCGGCGGCCAGCCGCCGCGCCCTCAGCAGCAGGCTTCGCAGGCTCCTCGCCAGCAGGATCGCCCGCGTCCGGTTGTCCTCAACCATCTTTCGCCTGAGGAAATGGACGCCCGACGGCGCGCGCTAGCGCTGGCCCAGGTCCGTGATGCAGAAGATGCAGTCCGCCGGGCTGAAGAAGAAAAGCGCCGTGCAGCCGAAGAAGCCGCCCGCCGTGAAGCGGAAGCAGCCGAAGCGGCCCGGCGTGCAGCCGAAGAGGCCGCCCGTCCTTCTGCGCCGGTCGAGGAGGCTCCTGCGCCCGAAGCAGTCGAGGTTGAGGCGGAAGCTCCGCGCCCGGCGCCGGCCGTGCGCCGTCCCGAGACTTCGGCGCCGACGTCTCCACGTCCGGCTCCAGCTGGGGTTGCCGCCGTGGTCCGCGGCCGTCGTCCGGAAGGTGAGGAGGAAGAACGCGGATCTCCTCGTGGGGCTCCTGCCCGTGGCAGGGTCGTTCGTCCGGAACCGGCAAAGCCGGTGACGACGCGACCGAAGACCGAAGAGGAGCGTCGCCGCGGCAAGCTGACGATCACGACGGCAAATGTCGATGACGACGGCAATGCGCGCGGCCGTTCGCTTTCCGCCATGCGTCGCCGCCAGGAGAAGTTCCGCCGCAGCCAGATGCAGGAAACGCGCGAGAAGATTTCCCGCGAAGTCATTCTGCCGGAAACCATCACCATCCAGGAACTGTCGCAGCGCATGTCGGAACGCGCCGTCGACGTCATCAAGTTCCTGATGAAGGAAGGCCAGATGATGAAGCCAGGCGACGTCATCGACGCCGATCTGGCAGAACTCATCGCCGGCGAATTCGGTCATACCGTCAAGCGTGTGTCTGAATCGGACGTCGAACTCGGGATCTTCAATGTGACGGATGAAGGCGGCGAACAAGTTTCGCGTCCGCCGGTCGTCACCATCATGGGTCACGTCGACCACGGCAAAACCTCGCTGCTCGACGCCATCCGCCATGCCAACGTGGTTGCTGGCGAAGCCGGCGGCATTACGCAGCATATCGGCGCCTATCAGGTGGAACAGAACGGCCAGAAGATCACCTTCATCGACACGCCCGGCCACGCCGCCTTCACGGCAATGCGTGCACGCGGTGCGCAGGCGACCGACATTGCCGTTCTCGTCGTCGCCGCCGACGACAGCGTGATGCCTCAGACGATCGAATCGATCAATCATGCCAAGGCGGCAGGCGTTCCGATCATCGTTGCGATCAACAAGATCGACAAGCCGACGGCCAATGCCCAGAAGGTTCGCACCGAACTTCTGCAGCATGAGGTCTTCGTCGAGTCCATGGGCGGTGAAGTTCTCGACGTCGAGGTTTCGGCGAAGAACGGCACCAACCTCGACAAGCTGCTCGAGGCGATCCTGCTGCAGTCGGAGATCCTGGATCTGAAGGCCAACCCCGACCGCACCGCGGAAGGCACGGTCATTGAAGCTCAGCTTGATCGCGGTCGCGGTTCCGTTGCGACTGTCCTCGTCCAGAAAGGCACGCTGCGTCCCGGTCAGATTATCGTCGCTGGCGATGTCTGGGGCCGCGTGCGTGCTCTCGTCGATGACAAGGGCAACCATGTCAAGGAAGCGGGGCCGGCCACTCCGGTTGAGGTTCTGGGTCTTTCGGGCACGCCGCAGGCGGGCGACAGGTTCGCCGTTGTCGAAAACGAAGCTCGCGCCCGCGAGATTTCCGAGTACCGTCAGCGTCTCGCCCGCGACAAGGCTGCTGCCCGCCATTCGGGCCAGCGCGGCTCGCTGGAACAGATGATGAGTCAGCTTCAGACGGCCGGCGTCAAGGAGTTCCCGCTGGTTGTCAAGGGCGACGTGCAGGGCTCGATCGAGGCGATCGCCGGTGCGCTCGACAAGCTGGGAACGGACGAGGTTCGCGCTCGGATCGTTCATTCCGCGGCTGGTGGTATCACCGAGTCGGATATCTCCCTTGCGGAAGCATCCGGCGCTGCGATCATCGGCTTCAACGTTCGTGCGAATGCGCAGGCGCGTACGCTGGCCGAGCGTCAGGGCATAGAAATCCGTTACTACAACATCATCTACGATCTCGTGGATGACGTTAAGGCAGCGATGTCGGGCCTGCTCTCTCCGGAGCGGCGCGAGACCTTCCTCGGCAATGCCGAGATCCTCGAGGTGTTCAACATCACGAAGGTCGGGAAGGTGGCGGGTTGCCGCGTTACCGAAGGCAAGGTCGAGCGTGGCGTCGGCGTCCGCCTCATCCGCGACAACGTCGTCATCCACGAAGGCAAGCTCAAGACACTCAAGCGCTTCAAGGACGAAGTCTCGGAAGTGCATTCCGGCCAGGAATGCGGTATGGCCTTCGAGAATTACGAAGATATCCGCGCGGGCGACACGATCGAATGCTTCCGCGTCGAGCACATCACCCGCACGCTCTGA
- the truB gene encoding tRNA pseudouridine(55) synthase TruB → MSKPRKPKGRPVSGWLILDKPVDFGSTEAVSKIKWLFKAQKCGHAGTLDPLASGMLPIALGDATKTVPYVMDGRKIYEFKVTWGEERATDDLEGEVVRSSSKRPTEEQIRNLLAKYTGVISQVPPQFSAIKIAGERAYDLAREGETVEIPSREVEIFRLTLLACLDENTAHFEVECGKGTYVRALARDFGRDFGCYGHISGLRRTYVAPFAEDSMVPLASLVALEEIDDTDERLAALDALLIDTSEALSSLPHLAVNDDQAHRLRMGNPILVRGRDAPVAETEAYATARGKLIAIGEIGQGEFRPKRVFV, encoded by the coding sequence ATGTCCAAACCACGCAAACCCAAGGGCCGCCCGGTTTCCGGCTGGCTGATTCTCGATAAGCCTGTTGATTTTGGTTCAACGGAGGCCGTCTCCAAGATCAAGTGGCTCTTCAAGGCGCAGAAGTGCGGCCATGCCGGCACACTCGATCCGCTGGCGTCCGGGATGCTGCCGATTGCGCTTGGCGATGCGACGAAGACTGTCCCCTATGTCATGGACGGCCGCAAGATCTACGAATTCAAGGTCACCTGGGGGGAGGAGCGTGCAACCGACGACCTCGAAGGCGAGGTGGTTCGCAGTTCCAGCAAGCGGCCGACAGAAGAGCAGATCCGCAACCTTCTTGCGAAATACACCGGTGTCATCAGCCAGGTGCCGCCGCAGTTTTCCGCGATCAAGATCGCCGGCGAGCGCGCATATGATCTGGCGCGCGAAGGCGAGACGGTCGAGATCCCTTCCCGTGAAGTCGAGATTTTCCGCCTGACGCTGCTTGCCTGCCTGGACGAGAACACCGCGCATTTCGAAGTCGAGTGCGGCAAGGGCACGTATGTCCGTGCTCTGGCTCGCGATTTCGGCCGCGATTTCGGCTGCTACGGCCATATCTCGGGGCTACGCCGGACCTACGTGGCACCTTTTGCCGAAGACAGCATGGTGCCGCTTGCAAGCCTCGTCGCTCTTGAGGAAATTGATGACACGGACGAGCGTCTTGCCGCCCTCGACGCCCTGCTGATCGATACCAGCGAAGCCTTGTCCTCACTGCCACACCTTGCCGTCAATGACGATCAGGCACATCGCCTGAGAATGGGTAATCCCATCCTGGTGCGTGGCCGTGATGCGCCGGTTGCCGAAACCGAAGCCTATGCGACGGCACGCGGTAAGCTCATCGCGATCGGCGAGATCGGTCAGGGAGAGTTCCGCCCAAAGCGCGTCTTCGTTTGA
- the rbfA gene encoding 30S ribosome-binding factor RbfA, whose translation MTTKPTSSAPSQRMLRVGEQVRAAITQVLQRGEVRDDVIEKTVISISEVRMSPDLKIATAYVTPLGISDHGAVIDALNRNAKYIRGRLGPQLRQMKYMPEVRFRDDTSFDNYKKIDELLRSPEVQRDLNGDTEEE comes from the coding sequence ATGACCACGAAACCCACATCCTCGGCACCTTCGCAGCGCATGCTGCGCGTCGGCGAACAAGTGCGTGCGGCGATCACGCAGGTCCTCCAGCGTGGCGAAGTGCGCGACGACGTGATTGAAAAGACTGTCATTTCGATCTCTGAAGTCCGCATGTCTCCGGACCTGAAGATCGCGACAGCCTACGTGACGCCGCTTGGCATTTCCGATCACGGCGCCGTCATCGATGCGCTGAACCGCAACGCAAAGTACATTCGCGGCCGTCTCGGCCCGCAGCTTCGGCAGATGAAATATATGCCGGAGGTCCGTTTCCGCGACGATACGAGCTTCGACAACTACAAGAAGATCGATGAATTGTTGCGCTCGCCCGAAGTCCAGCGCGACCTTAACGGCGACACTGAAGAAGAATAG
- the fabI gene encoding enoyl-ACP reductase FabI has product MTAIMQGKRGLIMGVANNHSIAWGISRALAAQGAELAFTYQGEALGKRVKPLAAEVGSDFVVPCDVEDIASVDGVVGALEERWGKLDFIVHAIGFSDKNELKGLYADTTRENFSRTMIISCFSFTEIARRCAPLMSEGSSMLTLTYNGSTRVIPNYNVMGVAKAALEASVRYLAADYGPRGIRVNAISAGPIRTLAGAGISDARAILSWNQRNAPLRKTVSIDHVGNSALYLLSDLSAGVTGEIHFVDAGYNITSMPTLDTLRKADVE; this is encoded by the coding sequence ATGACCGCAATCATGCAGGGTAAGCGCGGGCTCATCATGGGCGTCGCCAACAACCATTCTATCGCCTGGGGTATATCAAGGGCGCTTGCAGCCCAAGGCGCCGAGCTTGCCTTCACCTATCAGGGAGAGGCGCTTGGCAAGCGGGTGAAACCACTTGCAGCAGAAGTCGGCTCGGATTTCGTCGTTCCCTGCGACGTCGAAGACATTGCCTCAGTCGACGGCGTTGTCGGTGCCCTGGAGGAGCGATGGGGCAAACTGGATTTCATCGTCCATGCCATCGGTTTTTCCGACAAGAACGAGCTGAAAGGCCTCTATGCGGATACCACGCGCGAAAACTTCAGCCGAACGATGATCATCTCCTGCTTTTCCTTTACGGAAATCGCCAGGCGCTGTGCACCGTTGATGAGCGAGGGCAGTTCGATGCTGACGCTGACTTATAACGGTTCAACGCGCGTCATTCCGAACTACAACGTCATGGGGGTCGCAAAGGCTGCCCTGGAGGCCTCCGTGCGCTATCTTGCGGCCGACTACGGGCCGCGCGGCATCCGCGTTAACGCCATATCCGCAGGACCGATCCGCACGCTGGCCGGCGCCGGTATTTCGGATGCCCGTGCAATCCTCTCCTGGAATCAGCGCAATGCTCCCCTGCGCAAGACAGTCAGCATCGATCACGTCGGCAATTCTGCCCTCTACCTGCTCTCCGATCTGTCGGCAGGCGTGACCGGCGAAATCCATTTTGTGGACGCCGGCTACAACATAACCTCGATGCCGACGCTGGATACGCTGCGCAAGGCAGATGTCGAGTAA
- the pnp gene encoding polyribonucleotide nucleotidyltransferase encodes MFDTHTVEIEWAGRPLKLETGKIARQADGAVLATYGETVVLATVVSAKAPKPGQDFFPLTVNYQEKTYAAGKIPGGYFKREGRPSENETLVSRLIDRPIRPLFPEGYKNDTQVVVTVVQHDLENNPDILSMIATSAALTLSGVPFMGPVGGARVGYINGEYVLNPHLDEMDESSLDLVVAGTHDAVLMVESEAKELPEDVMLGAVMFGHRGFQPVLEAIIKLAEVAAKEPRDFAPEDYSALENEMLGLAEAELREAYKIIQKADRYAAVDAVKAKVKEHFLPEEGEAKYTAEEVGAIFKHLQAKIVRWNILDTKSRIDGRDLETVRPIVAEVGLLPRTHGSALFTRGETQAIVVATLGTGEDEQYVDSLTGMYKENFMLHYNFPPYSVGETGRMGSPGRREIGHGKLAWRAIHPMLPSVEQFPYTLRVVSEITESNGSSSMATVCGTSLALMDAGVPLAKPVAGIAMGLIKEEERFAVLSDILGDEDHLGDMDFKVAGTEAGITSLQMDIKIHGITEEIMQIALNQAKGGRLHILGEMAKAISESRGQLGEFAPRIEVMNIPVDKIREVIGSGGKVIREIVEKTGAKINIEDDGTVKIASSSGKEIEAARKWIHSIVAEPEIGQIYEGTVVKTADFGAFVNFFGARDGLVHISQLASERVAKTQDVVKEGQKVWVKLLGFDERGKVRLSMKVVDQTTGQEIPAAEKKKEEAAE; translated from the coding sequence ATGTTCGATACCCATACCGTGGAAATCGAGTGGGCTGGCCGCCCGCTGAAGCTCGAAACTGGCAAGATCGCCCGTCAGGCCGATGGTGCCGTTCTCGCGACCTACGGCGAAACCGTGGTTCTCGCCACCGTCGTTTCCGCCAAGGCGCCGAAGCCGGGCCAGGACTTCTTTCCGCTCACCGTGAACTACCAGGAAAAGACCTACGCAGCCGGCAAGATCCCGGGCGGCTATTTCAAGCGCGAAGGCCGTCCGAGCGAAAACGAAACCCTCGTTTCCCGCCTGATCGACCGTCCGATCCGTCCGCTGTTCCCGGAAGGCTACAAGAACGACACGCAGGTCGTCGTCACTGTCGTGCAGCATGACCTGGAGAACAACCCGGACATCCTGTCGATGATCGCGACCTCGGCTGCCCTGACGCTTTCCGGCGTTCCCTTTATGGGGCCGGTCGGCGGAGCGCGCGTCGGATATATCAATGGCGAATATGTCCTGAACCCGCATCTCGACGAGATGGACGAATCGAGCCTCGATCTCGTCGTCGCCGGCACGCATGACGCGGTCCTGATGGTCGAATCCGAAGCCAAGGAGCTTCCGGAAGACGTGATGCTCGGCGCCGTGATGTTCGGCCACAGGGGCTTCCAGCCGGTTCTCGAAGCGATCATCAAGCTCGCTGAAGTAGCCGCCAAGGAACCTCGCGATTTTGCACCGGAAGACTATTCCGCCCTCGAAAACGAAATGCTTGGCCTGGCAGAGGCCGAACTTCGCGAAGCCTACAAGATCATCCAGAAGGCTGATCGCTACGCTGCTGTCGATGCCGTCAAGGCGAAGGTAAAGGAGCACTTCCTGCCGGAAGAAGGCGAAGCGAAGTATACAGCCGAAGAAGTCGGCGCGATTTTCAAGCACCTGCAGGCAAAGATCGTTCGCTGGAACATTCTCGACACCAAGAGCCGCATTGACGGCCGCGACCTCGAGACCGTTCGCCCGATCGTCGCCGAAGTCGGTCTGCTGCCGCGCACGCATGGTTCGGCTCTGTTCACCCGCGGTGAAACACAGGCGATCGTCGTTGCCACGCTCGGCACCGGCGAAGACGAGCAGTACGTCGATTCCTTGACGGGAATGTACAAGGAAAACTTCATGCTGCACTACAACTTCCCGCCCTACTCGGTCGGTGAAACGGGCCGCATGGGTTCCCCGGGCCGCCGCGAGATCGGCCATGGCAAGCTTGCATGGCGCGCCATCCACCCGATGCTGCCGTCGGTCGAGCAGTTCCCGTATACGCTGCGCGTCGTCTCGGAAATCACCGAGTCCAATGGTTCCTCCTCGATGGCAACCGTGTGCGGTACTTCGCTGGCACTGATGGATGCAGGCGTTCCGCTCGCAAAGCCGGTCGCCGGTATCGCCATGGGCCTGATCAAGGAGGAAGAGCGCTTCGCCGTCCTTTCCGACATCCTCGGCGATGAAGACCATCTCGGCGACATGGACTTCAAGGTTGCCGGCACGGAAGCAGGCATCACCTCGCTGCAGATGGATATCAAGATCCACGGCATCACCGAAGAGATCATGCAGATCGCCTTGAACCAGGCCAAGGGTGGCCGTCTGCATATCCTCGGCGAGATGGCGAAGGCCATTTCCGAAAGCCGCGGCCAGCTCGGTGAATTCGCACCTCGTATCGAAGTCATGAACATCCCGGTCGACAAGATCCGTGAAGTCATTGGCTCCGGCGGCAAGGTCATTCGCGAGATCGTCGAAAAGACGGGCGCGAAGATCAACATCGAAGACGACGGCACCGTCAAGATCGCATCGTCTTCCGGCAAGGAAATCGAAGCGGCCCGCAAGTGGATCCACTCGATCGTGGCCGAGCCGGAGATTGGCCAGATCTACGAGGGCACGGTCGTCAAGACCGCCGACTTCGGCGCTTTCGTCAACTTCTTCGGCGCCCGTGATGGCCTCGTCCACATTTCGCAGCTGGCTTCCGAGCGCGTTGCGAAGACGCAGGACGTCGTCAAGGAAGGACAGAAGGTCTGGGTCAAGCTCCTCGGTTTCGACGAGCGTGGCAAGGTCCGCCTGTCGATGAAGGTCGTCGACCAGACGACTGGCCAGGAAATTCCGGCTGCCGAAAAGAAGAAGGAGGAGGCGGCTGAGTAA
- a CDS encoding RNA-binding protein, with protein sequence MIAELHASPEDDDLAGYDVNSRMCIVTRESGSPDELIRFVAAPDGTVIADLKRQLPGRGCWVKLDRASVDKAVAKKSFARALKTDVKAAADLGETVDRLLTQQLMQMMNMARKAGQFVSGSSKVDAAVRSGAAIAVFHSTDAADDGVRKIDQARKAWHLGMETEEKIPSFRLFSESEMEGVMGQNAFIHAAVLAGQAGEGVVKRAKMLERYRSGGQSRALGGAGQQKQ encoded by the coding sequence ATGATCGCGGAGCTGCACGCTTCTCCTGAGGACGATGATCTTGCAGGTTATGACGTGAACAGCCGCATGTGCATCGTGACGCGTGAAAGCGGATCGCCGGATGAGTTGATCCGCTTCGTGGCAGCGCCTGACGGGACGGTGATCGCCGACCTGAAGCGTCAGCTTCCGGGGCGCGGCTGCTGGGTCAAGCTCGATCGCGCATCGGTCGACAAGGCTGTGGCGAAGAAGTCTTTCGCCCGCGCATTGAAGACCGATGTGAAGGCGGCAGCCGATCTCGGTGAAACCGTCGACCGGCTGCTTACACAGCAGCTGATGCAGATGATGAACATGGCGCGTAAGGCGGGTCAGTTCGTCAGCGGCTCCTCGAAAGTGGATGCCGCAGTCAGAAGCGGAGCAGCAATCGCCGTGTTTCATTCGACGGATGCGGCGGACGATGGTGTTAGAAAAATCGACCAGGCTCGCAAGGCCTGGCACCTCGGAATGGAAACCGAGGAGAAAATACCTTCTTTTCGTCTCTTCTCGGAGAGCGAAATGGAAGGCGTGATGGGCCAGAATGCTTTTATCCATGCCGCAGTGCTTGCAGGGCAGGCAGGTGAGGGTGTAGTGAAGCGCGCAAAGATGCTCGAAAGGTACCGCAGCGGCGGTCAATCCCGGGCACTAGGCGGCGCTGGCCAGCAAAAACAATGA
- a CDS encoding alpha/beta fold hydrolase, whose amino-acid sequence MRAVVVAVALLFSAVFAAASARSAERWAELPAFPPMPPAKTSGMAPVNDIKMYYAEYGAGDPILFIHGGLGSAEVWGRQVEDFAKDHLVIVADSRGHGRSTRSGQPFGYDLMTSDYVALLDYLKLDKVTLVGWSDGGIIGIDMAMKHPEKLTRVIAQAANVTTEGVKSDVMTNKTFSAYVDAAGEAYKKLSPTPNEYDAFVNQISAMWMREPAWTAADLGRITVPVTLAIGDHDEAIKLDHTERMAKEIPGAKLVILKDASHFAMLQDPEGYDAMIRDAMAGR is encoded by the coding sequence ATGCGCGCAGTTGTGGTCGCAGTCGCATTGTTATTTTCGGCCGTTTTCGCAGCTGCAAGCGCCCGGTCGGCCGAGCGCTGGGCGGAATTGCCCGCCTTTCCTCCCATGCCGCCGGCCAAGACGAGCGGCATGGCCCCTGTAAACGACATCAAGATGTATTACGCCGAATACGGTGCGGGCGACCCGATCCTGTTCATCCATGGGGGCCTCGGCAGTGCCGAAGTCTGGGGACGTCAGGTCGAGGATTTTGCCAAGGACCATCTCGTGATAGTTGCCGACAGCCGCGGGCACGGACGCTCGACGCGCAGCGGACAGCCTTTCGGCTATGATCTCATGACGTCCGATTATGTCGCGTTGCTCGACTATCTGAAGCTCGACAAGGTCACGCTTGTCGGCTGGTCCGATGGAGGCATCATCGGCATCGACATGGCGATGAAGCATCCCGAGAAGTTGACGCGTGTCATCGCGCAGGCTGCCAACGTGACGACGGAGGGAGTGAAGTCTGACGTGATGACGAACAAGACCTTCAGCGCCTATGTCGATGCCGCGGGCGAGGCCTACAAGAAGCTCTCGCCGACACCGAACGAATATGACGCGTTCGTCAACCAGATTTCGGCGATGTGGATGCGTGAGCCGGCCTGGACTGCTGCCGATCTCGGCAGGATCACCGTGCCCGTTACCCTGGCGATCGGTGACCACGACGAAGCGATCAAGCTCGATCACACCGAAAGGATGGCCAAGGAGATTCCCGGTGCCAAGCTCGTCATCTTGAAGGACGCCAGCCACTTTGCAATGCTGCAAGATCCCGAAGGCTACGATGCGATGATCCGTGACGCGATGGCGGGCAGGTGA
- a CDS encoding class I SAM-dependent methyltransferase, producing the protein MSRESLKTLLHPFASGTIDPPREGERVLFLGAEAGFVLPEGFSASLSAVQGFRPLYRQLLSQRIEVWPEIEGEDYDAALVLCTKHKGENEANIAAALSRLKAGGLIVVAGGKEDGIQPLRKHLEGFGFDIRHMPKYHGVAFWFMRPVDVSEAVSKFAKSPVRVDGRFHASAGMFSHDRIDDGSELLASRLPTNFTGDAADFGAGWGYLSVELAQKSPNLDRLDLYEANHAALEAAKANLAENCPNAPARFFWHDLAAEPVKDRYDLIVMNPPFHEGHAAEPSLGQAMIKTAASALRGGGRLMLVANRGLPYEPVLAANFKESGETCRNARFKVLWAKK; encoded by the coding sequence ATGAGCCGCGAATCGTTGAAGACCCTGCTCCATCCATTTGCGAGCGGTACCATTGATCCGCCGCGCGAGGGCGAGCGCGTGCTGTTCCTGGGGGCCGAAGCAGGCTTTGTGCTGCCGGAGGGCTTTTCCGCGTCTCTCAGCGCCGTGCAGGGCTTCCGACCGCTCTACAGGCAGCTTCTGTCGCAGCGGATCGAAGTATGGCCTGAGATCGAAGGCGAAGATTATGATGCGGCGCTCGTGCTCTGCACCAAGCACAAGGGCGAGAACGAAGCGAATATCGCTGCAGCACTTTCCCGCTTGAAGGCCGGCGGCCTGATCGTCGTTGCCGGCGGCAAGGAAGACGGCATCCAGCCGCTGCGCAAACATCTGGAAGGCTTCGGCTTCGATATCAGACACATGCCGAAATATCACGGTGTTGCATTCTGGTTTATGCGCCCGGTGGACGTCAGCGAAGCCGTATCGAAATTTGCCAAGTCACCGGTGCGCGTGGACGGGCGCTTCCATGCATCAGCCGGCATGTTTTCGCATGACCGCATCGATGACGGCTCGGAGTTGCTCGCCTCGCGCCTTCCGACAAATTTCACCGGCGACGCAGCCGATTTCGGTGCAGGCTGGGGTTATCTCTCGGTCGAGCTTGCGCAGAAGTCGCCGAACCTCGATCGCCTCGACCTCTACGAGGCCAACCACGCGGCTTTGGAGGCCGCCAAGGCCAATCTTGCGGAGAACTGCCCGAACGCACCGGCACGCTTCTTCTGGCACGATCTGGCGGCCGAACCGGTCAAGGACAGGTACGATTTGATCGTCATGAACCCGCCCTTTCATGAAGGGCACGCGGCGGAGCCTTCGCTCGGGCAAGCAATGATCAAGACGGCTGCATCGGCGCTGCGCGGCGGCGGCCGTCTCATGCTCGTCGCCAATCGCGGTTTGCCATACGAGCCGGTGCTTGCTGCAAACTTCAAGGAAAGCGGCGAAACCTGCCGAAACGCGCGCTTCAAAGTGCTCTGGGCGAAGAAATAA
- the rpsO gene encoding 30S ribosomal protein S15 yields MSITAERKTALIKEYATFEGDTGSPEVQVAILTERINNLTEHFKGHKKDNHSRRGLLTMVSSRRSLLDYLKKKNEGRYTKLITSLGIRR; encoded by the coding sequence ATGTCGATTACAGCTGAGCGCAAGACGGCTCTCATCAAGGAATACGCAACGTTTGAAGGCGACACCGGTTCTCCGGAAGTTCAGGTCGCGATCCTGACCGAGCGTATCAACAACCTGACGGAACACTTCAAGGGCCACAAGAAGGATAACCATTCCCGCCGTGGCCTGCTGACGATGGTTTCGAGCCGCCGCTCGCTTCTTGACTATCTCAAGAAGAAGAACGAAGGCCGCTACACCAAGCTGATCACCAGCCTGGGTATCCGCCGCTAA